The following coding sequences are from one Schizosaccharomyces osmophilus chromosome 1, complete sequence window:
- the nit1 gene encoding bis(5'-adenosyl)-triphosphatase Nit1, whose translation MSLAAVAQITSTSNILKNAKICKDLIAEAASKGAKCVFFPEASDYIAHNSSEALELSRHPDCSAFVKQICAEAKQHSIYVQIGVHEPSSFENKLLNSSLLIVPDKGIVQRYNKAHLFDVDIANGPVLKESNSTVPGNAILPPFETPLGKVGSAICFDLRFPEHALKLRNMGADIITYPSAFTQKTGAAHWEVLLRARALDAQSYIFAAAQGGSHNEKRASYGHAMIVDPWGTTIAQYSDLASPNGLIFANIELNLVEHVRKFIPLLRRNDLYPVI comes from the exons ATGTCGCTCGCAGCAGTAGCTCAAATTACCTCTACTTCgaatattttaaaaaacgCAAAGATATGTAAAGACCTAATTGCAGAGGCTGCATCCAAAGGAGCAAAATGCGTTTTCTTTCCTGAAGCTTCTGACTATATCGCTCATAAT AGCTCTGAGGCTTTAGAATTAAGTCGTCATCCTGACTGTTCAGCCTTTGTTAAACAAATATGCGCTGAAGCCAAACAGCATTCAATTTATGTACAA ATTGGGGTCCATGAACCTTcctcttttgaaaacaaattactAAACAGCTCCCTTCTTATTGTGCCCGACAAAGGAATTGTTCAGCGATACAACAAGGCCCATTTATTTGATGTTGACATTGCGAACGGTCcggttttgaaggaatcAAATAGCACTGTACCCGGAAATGCAATTCTTCCTCCTTTTGAGACTCCATTGGGAAAAGTCGGATCCGCTATATGCTTTGATTTACGATTTCCAGAGCATGCCTTGAAGCTCCGTAACATGGGTGCAGATATAATAACATACCCAAGTGCTTTTACCCAAAAAACAGGAGCTGCCCATTGGGAGGTTTTGCTTAGGGCCCGTGCTCTTGATGCTCAGTCTTATATTTTTGCTGCTGCTCAAGGGGGCAGCCACAATGAGAAAAGAGCTAGTTACGGTCATGCAATG ATTGTCGATCCTTGGG GAACTACTATTGCTCAATACAGCGACCTTGCATCACCTAATGGCCTCATCTTCGCAAACATTGAACTAAACCTTGTTGAACATGTACGAAAGTTTATTCCCTTACTTCGAAGAAATGATCTATATCCTGTTATCTAA